The following coding sequences lie in one Sedimentibacter sp. MB35-C1 genomic window:
- the abc-f gene encoding ribosomal protection-like ABC-F family protein has protein sequence MIEIGVSNLAKAFGADKIFENITFDIKTKDKIGLIGRNGIGKTTLMRILAGCEDYQAGQVNRRKGLTIGYLEQIPSCDDGDTVLDVLNEAFSELNEIAIQMKKYEKSFDNLNDNDLKNAVDKYSLLHEQYEALGGYDINEKLGRILTGLKISDDLQKRKFNLLSGGEKTRVILGKILLEEPELLLLDEPSNHLDIKSVEWLEEYLISYVGTIVIVSHDRYFLDRVVNKIIEIEPDCAQIYYGGYSKYAAEKELRFLQAMKEYNSQQKKIKKMEEQIQRYRIWGEMRDSDKMYKRAKELEKRLEKIDRINKPVFDKKAAKFQISNTERTGKEVIKVTEIKKAFGNNKLFDDVSFTLYYKDSLCLLGENGSGKSTILKIIMNETSPDSGEVRIGAKVKIGYLPQEVVFDRENISIIDYFSYHYGISLSDARRELAKLSFVDEDVYKIIDDLSGGEKSRLKLGMLIYEDVNTLMLDEPTNHLDIESREMLEESLIKFEGTLLFVSHDRYFVDRIATCIGEIENKRFSIYRFNYEGYKQEKQKNEVSYQEAMTSSQEVNCSGKKAFDKEKEEKRAREKLKRDLARLEGNIIEAEKKVAELENILNTDSSEWDISEYNNKYNEYTQLKDSIEYMYAELYKLSEEVEND, from the coding sequence ATGATAGAAATTGGTGTTAGTAATTTGGCTAAGGCTTTTGGCGCGGATAAAATATTTGAAAATATAACTTTTGATATAAAGACAAAGGATAAAATAGGATTAATAGGAAGAAATGGTATTGGGAAAACAACACTTATGAGAATTCTGGCGGGGTGTGAAGACTATCAGGCAGGTCAGGTTAACAGACGCAAGGGGCTTACAATTGGTTATCTAGAACAAATTCCAAGTTGTGATGATGGCGATACAGTATTGGATGTATTGAATGAAGCCTTCAGTGAATTGAATGAAATAGCGATTCAAATGAAGAAGTATGAAAAATCCTTTGATAACCTTAATGATAATGATTTGAAGAATGCCGTGGACAAGTACAGCTTGCTTCACGAACAATATGAAGCTTTGGGCGGTTATGACATAAATGAAAAGCTTGGCAGGATACTAACAGGTCTGAAAATATCAGATGATTTGCAAAAAAGGAAGTTCAATCTTCTTAGCGGAGGCGAAAAAACACGAGTTATTTTGGGAAAAATATTGCTTGAAGAGCCTGAGCTTCTGCTGCTTGACGAGCCTTCAAATCATTTGGATATTAAATCTGTTGAATGGCTTGAAGAATATTTAATATCATATGTCGGAACAATAGTTATTGTATCCCATGACAGGTATTTCCTTGACAGAGTTGTTAATAAAATAATTGAAATAGAGCCTGACTGTGCACAAATATATTATGGAGGATATTCCAAATATGCAGCTGAAAAAGAGCTGAGGTTTCTGCAGGCTATGAAAGAATATAACAGTCAGCAGAAAAAAATAAAGAAGATGGAAGAACAGATTCAAAGATATCGCATATGGGGCGAAATGCGTGACAGTGATAAAATGTACAAAAGGGCTAAGGAACTTGAAAAGCGGCTTGAAAAGATAGATAGGATAAATAAGCCCGTGTTTGATAAGAAGGCTGCAAAATTTCAGATAAGTAATACCGAAAGAACAGGCAAAGAAGTAATAAAGGTTACGGAAATTAAAAAGGCATTTGGTAATAATAAATTATTTGATGACGTGAGTTTCACGCTGTACTATAAAGACAGCCTTTGCCTGCTCGGTGAAAATGGATCCGGGAAATCAACTATTTTGAAAATTATTATGAATGAAACAAGTCCGGATTCAGGAGAAGTCAGAATAGGAGCTAAAGTAAAAATAGGATACTTGCCTCAAGAAGTAGTTTTTGACAGAGAAAACATTTCAATAATTGACTATTTTTCTTATCATTATGGTATTTCCCTAAGTGATGCCAGAAGAGAGTTAGCCAAACTATCATTTGTGGACGAAGATGTATACAAAATAATAGACGATTTATCCGGAGGAGAAAAATCTAGGCTAAAGCTGGGAATGCTTATATATGAAGATGTAAACACACTTATGCTGGATGAACCCACAAACCATCTGGATATTGAATCACGAGAGATGCTGGAGGAAAGTCTTATTAAGTTTGAGGGAACACTTCTTTTTGTATCGCATGACAGATACTTTGTAGATAGAATTGCCACATGCATAGGTGAAATTGAAAATAAAAGATTTAGCATATATAGATTTAATTATGAGGGATATAAACAGGAAAAACAAAAAAATGAAGTTTCTTACCAAGAAGCTATGACTAGTAGCCAAGAGGTTAATTGTTCAGGTAAAAAAGCATTTGATAAAGAAAAAGAAGAAAAAAGAGCAAGAGAGAAATTAAAGAGAGACTTGGCTAGACTTGAAGGAAATATTATTGAAGCAGAGAAAAAAGTAGCTGAGCTTGAAAATATACTGAATACTGATTCCAGTGAATGGGATATATCCGAGTATAACAATAAATACAATGAATACACTCAATTGAAAGATAGTATAGAATACATGTATGCAGAATTATATAAATTATCAGAAGAGGTAGAAAATGATTGA
- a CDS encoding class IV adenylate cyclase, translating into MKEREVKVLNIDKDEIEKKLINVGAKLIKDENQVNYRFETGDGFLKKTYNGYLRIRITENLLNGEKKHTLTFKRSLNRTTLRVNEEIETEISDWESTAEILKLLGYKQKKPGYKHRRSYEYDNIIFEIDTWDEKTYSKPYLEIEMSSEEDLEKAITLLDLDRSQVTTKPIDELSKE; encoded by the coding sequence ATGAAAGAAAGGGAAGTTAAAGTTCTTAATATAGATAAAGATGAGATTGAAAAAAAGCTCATTAATGTGGGAGCGAAACTCATAAAGGATGAGAATCAGGTTAACTATAGATTTGAGACTGGTGACGGCTTTCTTAAAAAAACATACAACGGATATTTAAGAATCAGGATAACAGAGAATTTATTGAACGGAGAGAAAAAACACACCTTGACATTTAAGAGAAGCTTAAATAGAACTACATTGAGAGTAAATGAAGAAATTGAGACTGAGATATCTGACTGGGAAAGTACGGCAGAGATATTGAAGCTTTTAGGGTATAAACAAAAAAAACCGGGATATAAGCACAGAAGATCCTATGAATATGACAATATTATATTTGAAATAGATACATGGGACGAGAAAACATATTCAAAACCGTATCTGGAAATAGAAATGTCTTCTGAGGAGGATCTGGAAAAAGCCATTACACTTTTGGACTTGGATAGAAGCCAGGTTACTACTAAACCTATTGATGAACTTAGCAAGGAATAA
- a CDS encoding cation diffusion facilitator family transporter, producing the protein MIDFIIRKFIKSHENVKDPSVREAYGMLGSVVGILLNIILSISKIAIGTIFKSISITADGANNLSDVGSSVVTFIGFKISGKPADKDHPFGHARIEYITGLAVGAIIFILGLELVKSSVDKVRNPEITEFSWIMVFVLLFSIAVKVWLSYFNLKLADKISSSTMKATAMDSRNDCISTAAVLASLFVSKYTGLEIDGYMGILVALFIMYSGFSILKDILSPLLGEMPDPKFVEKIENKILSYEGVINIHDLVIHNYGPNRYFATVHAEVDANEDIMKSHDMIDNIERDFARDMDINLVIHLDPIITNDEEINHLRKMTEGIIIKIDERLTMHDFRVVKGETHTNIIFDVVIPVGYDMNSSDLVKKIEKSIKTVNQKYYAVVTVDKNYVSTYVNDPKMM; encoded by the coding sequence ATGATTGACTTTATAATTAGAAAGTTTATAAAATCACATGAAAACGTGAAAGATCCCTCTGTAAGAGAGGCGTACGGTATGCTGGGAAGTGTTGTGGGTATATTGCTTAATATAATACTTAGTATAAGTAAAATTGCTATAGGGACAATATTCAAAAGTATATCTATCACAGCTGACGGTGCTAATAATTTGTCCGATGTAGGGTCATCGGTTGTTACATTTATAGGTTTTAAAATATCAGGAAAGCCTGCTGATAAGGATCACCCTTTCGGTCATGCAAGAATTGAGTATATTACTGGGCTTGCTGTGGGAGCGATCATTTTCATTTTGGGTTTAGAGCTTGTAAAATCATCTGTTGATAAAGTAAGGAATCCTGAAATTACAGAGTTTTCGTGGATCATGGTTTTTGTGCTGTTGTTCTCTATTGCTGTTAAGGTTTGGCTGAGTTATTTTAATTTAAAACTTGCTGATAAGATTTCTTCTTCTACAATGAAAGCAACTGCAATGGATTCCAGAAATGATTGCATTTCAACGGCAGCTGTTCTTGCTTCACTGTTTGTATCAAAATATACTGGACTTGAGATAGACGGATATATGGGAATTTTAGTTGCTTTATTTATTATGTATTCCGGTTTTTCCATATTAAAGGATATTTTGAGTCCGCTGCTTGGAGAGATGCCTGATCCCAAGTTTGTTGAAAAAATTGAAAATAAGATTTTATCTTATGAGGGTGTAATTAATATACACGATTTGGTGATACACAATTATGGGCCAAACAGGTATTTTGCCACTGTTCATGCTGAGGTAGATGCAAATGAAGATATTATGAAATCACATGATATGATAGACAATATTGAAAGAGATTTCGCAAGAGACATGGACATAAATTTGGTTATACATCTAGACCCCATAATAACGAACGATGAAGAAATAAACCACCTTAGAAAGATGACAGAGGGAATTATCATAAAAATAGATGAAAGGCTCACCATGCATGATTTCAGAGTCGTAAAGGGAGAAACACATACTAACATAATATTTGATGTGGTAATTCCTGTAGGTTATGATATGAACTCAAGTGATTTGGTCAAAAAAATTGAGAAGTCGATTAAAACGGTAAACCAAAAATACTATGCTGTTGTGACTGTTGATAAAAATTATGTGTCCACATACGTAAATGACCCTAAAATGATGTAA
- a CDS encoding copper amine oxidase N-terminal domain-containing protein yields the protein MKKIITVFITMLLIFSFSVCYAAEIPSDIITVKINNEDIVFSQDPISENGRILVPMRTIFESLGLKVSWNEYSQNITASNGDIVITLKIGDNIANVRDINGNNTVILDNPSKLINNSTFVPIRFISDSEIEVKKMIIAHLIDRITVSTDYIIDVEFNISVEQFINYKIQ from the coding sequence ATGAAAAAAATAATTACAGTATTTATAACAATGTTATTAATATTTTCTTTTTCTGTATGCTATGCTGCTGAAATTCCTTCAGATATAATTACTGTTAAAATTAACAATGAAGATATAGTATTTTCACAAGATCCTATATCTGAAAATGGTAGAATTTTAGTTCCTATGAGAACAATATTTGAGAGTCTGGGGCTAAAGGTTAGTTGGAATGAATATTCTCAGAACATTACTGCATCAAACGGTGATATAGTCATAACTTTAAAAATTGGAGATAATATTGCAAATGTTAGAGATATAAACGGAAATAATACAGTTATACTGGACAATCCTTCAAAATTAATAAACAATTCAACTTTTGTTCCTATCAGATTTATCAGTGATAGCGAGATAGAAGTCAAGAAAATGATTATTGCGCATCTTATTGATCGGATAACAGTATCTACAGATTATATAATAGATGTTGAATTCAATATTAGTGTAGAACAATTTATAAATTACAAAATACAATAA
- a CDS encoding OadG family protein, with protein MIFSESMPIGEKLLSALSITILGMLVVFAVLVILSYSLGLLRIIFGDKPKAVPAQKSEELKTKTEYDTAEHEVQNKDEDAELVVLITAAIAEFEGTHNNNIIVKTIRELPQKRSIWASAGRQQLMAANNIAKIRR; from the coding sequence ATGATATTTTCAGAATCCATGCCTATTGGAGAGAAATTATTAAGCGCATTGTCCATAACAATTTTGGGCATGTTGGTTGTGTTTGCTGTGTTGGTAATACTTTCGTATTCATTGGGACTGCTAAGAATAATCTTTGGAGATAAGCCAAAGGCAGTACCAGCACAGAAATCAGAAGAGTTAAAGACAAAAACGGAATATGATACGGCAGAACACGAAGTTCAAAATAAAGATGAGGATGCCGAGCTTGTAGTTTTAATAACCGCCGCCATTGCAGAATTTGAAGGTACACACAACAATAACATAATAGTAAAAACTATCAGAGAACTTCCGCAAAAGAGAAGTATATGGGCATCGGCAGGAAGACAGCAGCTAATGGCCGCAAATAATATTGCTAAAATAAGGAGATAA
- a CDS encoding class I SAM-dependent methyltransferase → MIFVFRQTQLYKFLKYCNEVNLEKIVLDCGAGGNCPPLALFLECGYKTYGIEISNSQIEKANTFSKEHNVELNISKGDMRELAFEDNSISYIYSYNTIFHMKKRDIAKAIEEIKRVLKPGGICFVNFLSVNDCNYGQGEKVGEGEFLQSEGDEKIIHTYYDIEEAETHFKDMRILFKENRILERIYEGEKIKQGYIDYIVQKI, encoded by the coding sequence ATGATATTTGTATTTAGACAGACACAGTTGTATAAGTTTTTAAAATATTGCAACGAGGTTAATTTAGAGAAAATTGTATTAGATTGCGGAGCCGGAGGAAACTGTCCACCACTTGCCCTTTTTTTAGAATGTGGATATAAGACATATGGAATTGAAATAAGCAATTCACAAATTGAAAAGGCTAACACTTTTTCTAAAGAACATAATGTTGAACTTAATATTTCTAAAGGAGATATGAGGGAGCTTGCTTTTGAAGATAATTCAATTAGTTATATCTATTCCTATAATACTATTTTTCATATGAAAAAAAGAGATATTGCAAAGGCTATAGAAGAAATAAAAAGAGTCTTAAAACCAGGAGGAATTTGTTTTGTGAATTTTCTTTCCGTAAATGATTGTAATTATGGCCAAGGTGAAAAAGTGGGAGAAGGAGAATTTTTACAGAGCGAAGGTGACGAGAAAATTATTCATACTTATTATGATATTGAAGAGGCCGAAACACACTTTAAAGATATGAGAATATTATTTAAAGAAAACAGGATTTTAGAGAGAATATATGAAGGCGAAAAAATAAAACAGGGATATATAGATTATATAGTTCAAAAAATTTGA
- a CDS encoding ECF transporter S component, whose protein sequence is MNRKFETSKLTFLGVMLALTIVFVALTAIPTTSASMALLLFLPTIITSVILGPKSGAVMGALAGFATLIRALTAPASPLDYLFLNPLVAVLPRIFIGVIPYYIFKLFNKIIKNETVSLLAAGVSGALTNTGLVIFMLYVVYSDEIVRLSTEFGIGTTFAAFAIFLVTTSALIESTAAGVGTAAVVKVYNKINR, encoded by the coding sequence ATGAATAGGAAATTTGAAACAAGCAAACTCACTTTTTTAGGAGTTATGCTGGCACTTACTATTGTCTTTGTTGCTTTGACGGCAATTCCCACAACTTCTGCATCAATGGCACTTTTGCTTTTTTTGCCGACAATAATAACAAGTGTTATACTCGGGCCTAAATCAGGAGCCGTTATGGGTGCACTTGCAGGTTTTGCAACACTTATTAGAGCTTTGACTGCACCGGCATCACCGCTGGACTATCTTTTTTTAAACCCACTGGTTGCTGTTTTGCCAAGAATATTTATAGGTGTTATCCCATACTATATTTTTAAATTGTTTAATAAAATAATCAAAAATGAAACGGTGTCTTTACTTGCTGCAGGAGTGTCAGGAGCGCTTACGAATACGGGACTCGTTATTTTTATGCTTTATGTTGTTTACAGTGATGAGATAGTTAGGTTAAGTACAGAGTTTGGAATTGGAACCACATTTGCGGCATTTGCCATTTTTTTAGTAACTACAAGTGCTTTGATAGAAAGTACCGCCGCAGGAGTTGGAACAGCAGCGGTAGTTAAGGTATATAATAAAATCAACAGATAA
- a CDS encoding type III pantothenate kinase, whose amino-acid sequence MILAVDIGNTNIVVGVYDGDKIVGNWRMVTRSEKTSDEYGIFILNLLDHNNIDNKKIKSAIVSSVVPNVMHSFENALRKYFGIDPIIVGPGIKTGITISTDNPREVGADRIVGLVAAYHMYGGPLLVIDFGTATTYDVVSEKGEFKYGITSPGIQITADALWQKTAQLPSVEIKKPDSILAKNTVTSIQAGLVYGYIGQVEYIIKKIKEEMNTQCMKVIATGGLGRIIYDETDTIDVYDSQLLFKGLKIIHDKNQR is encoded by the coding sequence ATGATATTAGCGGTCGATATAGGAAATACAAATATAGTTGTTGGTGTTTACGACGGGGATAAAATCGTCGGAAACTGGAGAATGGTAACCAGAAGTGAAAAAACTTCAGATGAATATGGTATATTTATATTGAATCTATTAGATCACAACAACATCGATAATAAAAAAATAAAGAGTGCTATAGTTTCGTCAGTTGTTCCCAATGTAATGCATTCTTTTGAAAATGCGTTAAGAAAATATTTTGGCATTGATCCTATAATAGTGGGCCCGGGAATTAAAACAGGAATAACAATATCTACTGATAATCCTCGAGAAGTAGGTGCAGACAGAATTGTTGGTCTTGTTGCGGCATATCATATGTACGGCGGGCCATTACTTGTAATTGATTTTGGAACTGCAACAACATACGATGTTGTCAGTGAAAAAGGTGAATTCAAATACGGAATAACATCTCCGGGAATACAAATAACCGCAGATGCTCTGTGGCAAAAAACAGCTCAGCTTCCCAGTGTTGAAATAAAAAAACCTGATTCAATACTCGCCAAAAATACTGTTACAAGTATTCAGGCAGGGTTAGTGTACGGATATATTGGACAAGTTGAGTACATTATCAAAAAAATAAAAGAAGAAATGAATACCCAGTGCATGAAAGTAATTGCTACAGGAGGCCTGGGAAGAATAATATATGATGAAACAGACACGATAGATGTATATGACTCTCAGCTTTTGTTCAAGGGACTTAAAATAATACACGATAAAAATCAAAGATAA
- a CDS encoding sigma factor, translating to MSELDVLAVNAKNDENSMNILISKYENFILKCASSSARSYISKSDDEWSIALAAFTEAVRSYSCEKGSFLNFSELVIRRRIIDYIRSKSRYAPEILVKPSLFESEVEDDTDYTLQSEIAEKVSSSSDNSLKLEIYLINEIFSDYGFSFMDLSECSPKAYKTKRSCAKAVAFMLKNPILTSEMKVKKQLPLILIERNTKVPRKLLERHRKYIVAAVEIMTGDYPHLAGYMRFIREELEK from the coding sequence GTGAGCGAATTAGATGTATTGGCAGTGAATGCTAAAAATGATGAAAATTCAATGAACATACTTATATCCAAATATGAAAATTTCATATTGAAATGTGCATCCTCGTCAGCTCGCAGCTATATTTCAAAAAGTGATGATGAGTGGTCAATCGCTTTGGCAGCATTTACAGAGGCAGTTAGGAGCTATTCCTGTGAAAAAGGAAGCTTTTTGAATTTCTCTGAGTTAGTCATCAGAAGGAGGATTATAGATTACATACGAAGCAAGTCAAGATATGCTCCTGAAATTTTGGTCAAGCCTTCATTATTTGAATCGGAAGTTGAGGATGATACAGACTATACACTTCAATCGGAAATAGCCGAAAAAGTTTCGTCATCATCTGATAATTCTTTAAAGCTGGAAATATATCTTATTAATGAAATATTTTCTGACTATGGTTTTTCATTCATGGATTTGTCTGAATGTTCGCCGAAAGCATATAAAACAAAAAGGTCATGTGCAAAAGCGGTAGCATTTATGTTAAAGAATCCTATTTTAACAAGTGAAATGAAAGTAAAGAAGCAGTTACCGCTAATTTTAATTGAAAGAAACACAAAAGTACCCCGCAAATTGCTGGAACGTCATCGAAAATATATAGTAGCAGCAGTGGAGATAATGACGGGGGATTATCCTCATTTGGCAGGATATATGCGATTTATTCGTGAGGAGTTGGAAAAATGA
- a CDS encoding putative holin-like toxin, with protein MLSVYETLTLMIAFATLVAIIIKDSRKK; from the coding sequence ATGTTATCGGTGTATGAGACATTAACGCTAATGATTGCATTTGCAACATTAGTTGCGATAATCATTAAAGATAGCAGAAAAAAGTAA
- a CDS encoding sodium ion-translocating decarboxylase subunit beta — translation MLDTLFIGLQKFIEGMGFTTVTGGQVIMILISFVLLYLAISKKFEPLLLLPIGFGMFLANIPFAGLMAHPIGSFGEEGFQAGGLLYYLYMGVKLGIYPPLIFMGVGAMTDFGPLIANPKSILLGAAAQFGIFAVFIGAALLGFSGPEAASIGIIGGADGPTAIYLTSMLAPDLLGPIAVAAYSYMALVPIIQPPIMRALTTKEERNVVMEQLRPVSKKEKIIFPIFVTALVSFILPSAAPLVGMLMLGNLLRESGVTERLSKTAQNELMNIVTIFLGISVGATANAETFLRPETLMIIGLGLVAFSFGTATGVIFGKIMYKVSGGKVNPLIGSAGVSAVPMAARVSQVVGQQENPGNFLLMHAMGPNVAGVIGSAIAAGLLLSIFG, via the coding sequence ATGTTAGATACATTATTTATAGGTCTGCAAAAATTTATTGAAGGCATGGGATTTACTACAGTAACAGGTGGTCAGGTAATAATGATTTTGATATCTTTTGTTCTTTTGTATTTAGCGATATCAAAGAAATTTGAGCCATTGCTGTTACTTCCCATTGGCTTTGGAATGTTTTTGGCTAACATTCCTTTTGCAGGGCTTATGGCGCATCCGATAGGAAGCTTCGGAGAAGAAGGATTTCAAGCCGGAGGACTTTTATATTACTTATATATGGGAGTAAAGCTGGGAATCTACCCTCCATTAATTTTTATGGGCGTTGGAGCAATGACGGATTTTGGCCCGTTAATAGCGAACCCTAAAAGTATATTGCTGGGAGCTGCGGCACAGTTTGGTATCTTCGCAGTTTTTATAGGGGCAGCGCTACTTGGATTTTCAGGACCTGAAGCTGCATCCATAGGCATAATAGGCGGAGCTGATGGACCGACTGCTATATATCTTACTTCTATGCTTGCCCCTGATTTACTGGGGCCGATAGCTGTGGCGGCATACTCTTATATGGCACTTGTCCCTATAATACAGCCTCCTATTATGAGAGCTCTAACAACAAAAGAAGAGAGAAATGTTGTTATGGAACAACTTAGACCGGTATCCAAAAAAGAAAAAATAATCTTTCCTATATTTGTTACGGCGCTGGTTTCATTTATATTACCGTCAGCAGCTCCATTAGTAGGTATGCTTATGCTGGGTAATCTGCTTCGTGAATCAGGAGTAACGGAAAGATTGTCAAAAACAGCTCAAAATGAACTTATGAACATTGTTACCATATTCCTTGGAATATCAGTGGGAGCAACAGCAAACGCCGAAACATTTTTAAGACCTGAAACTTTGATGATAATAGGACTGGGATTAGTGGCTTTCAGCTTTGGAACTGCAACAGGAGTTATTTTTGGTAAAATCATGTACAAAGTTTCCGGAGGAAAAGTGAATCCATTGATAGGTTCAGCGGGAGTATCTGCTGTACCTATGGCCGCAAGAGTTTCACAGGTTGTAGGTCAGCAGGAAAACCCTGGGAACTTTCTTCTGATGCATGCTATGGGGCCCAATGTTGCGGGAGTTATAGGCTCAGCCATAGCGGCGGGACTATTGTTATCAATATTTGGTTAA
- a CDS encoding biotin/lipoyl-containing protein → MKKYLITVKGVSYEVEVEEIKDGIAASKTESVQAKPVSPEIKAAAPKPQASAAKPQASSSDSANSVTSPMPGTILKVMVKAGDTVKNGDVLLVLEAMKMENEIMAPSDAVVASVAVAEGSTVSTGDVLVTFN, encoded by the coding sequence ATGAAAAAGTATTTGATAACTGTAAAAGGTGTTTCATATGAAGTTGAAGTAGAGGAAATTAAAGATGGAATAGCAGCAAGTAAAACAGAAAGTGTTCAGGCAAAGCCTGTTTCGCCAGAAATTAAGGCTGCTGCTCCAAAACCTCAGGCCAGTGCTGCAAAGCCTCAAGCATCGAGTTCAGACAGTGCAAACAGCGTTACATCTCCAATGCCAGGAACTATTTTAAAAGTAATGGTTAAGGCAGGAGACACAGTTAAAAATGGAGATGTGCTGTTAGTGTTGGAGGCTATGAAAATGGAAAATGAAATAATGGCTCCAAGTGATGCAGTAGTTGCTTCTGTGGCAGTTGCTGAAGGATCAACTGTTAGTACAGGAGATGTCTTGGTGACTTTTAACTAA
- a CDS encoding acyl-CoA carboxylase subunit beta: protein MPDKIDEMLLRKEKIYAGGGEKKIEKQHNQGKLTARERLSLLFDEDSFVETGMFVKHRCADFGMEKIQASAEGVVTGYGTVDGRLVFAYAQDFTVLGGSLGEMHAKKIAELMDMALKMGAPIIGLNDSGGARIQEGVDALSGYGKIFYRNTISSGVIPQISVIMGPCAGGAVYSPAITDFIFMVDKTSQMFITGPQVIKTVTGENISAEELGGANTHNSVSGVAHFISADDKSCMEDLKRLLSFLPSNNMETPPVYETGDTPNRTDESLNTIVPENPNKSYDMKNIITTLADNGEFLEVQQYYAKNIITGFVRINGQSVGIIANQPSVLAGCLDINASDKACRFIRTCDSFNIPILNLVDVPGFLPGTSQEFGGIIRHGAKMLFAYSEATVPKVTLIVRKAYGGAYLGMCSKELGADVVLAWPNAEIAVMGPDGAANIIFKKDIQEAENPSEVRSEKISEYREKFSNPYIAAARGYIDDVIEPAVTRVRLASAFEMLSGKRESRPAKKHGNLPV, encoded by the coding sequence ATGCCTGACAAAATTGATGAAATGTTATTAAGGAAAGAAAAGATTTATGCCGGAGGCGGAGAGAAAAAAATTGAAAAACAGCATAACCAAGGAAAGCTTACTGCTAGGGAGCGCCTTTCGTTATTGTTTGACGAAGATAGTTTTGTGGAGACCGGCATGTTTGTAAAGCACAGATGTGCAGACTTTGGAATGGAAAAAATTCAGGCCTCTGCCGAAGGGGTTGTAACAGGCTACGGTACAGTTGACGGAAGATTAGTATTTGCATATGCTCAGGATTTTACGGTGCTCGGAGGATCACTGGGTGAAATGCATGCGAAAAAAATTGCTGAGTTAATGGATATGGCATTAAAAATGGGAGCTCCCATAATAGGATTAAATGATTCAGGAGGAGCCAGAATTCAGGAAGGTGTTGACGCCTTAAGCGGATATGGAAAAATATTTTACAGAAATACAATTTCATCAGGAGTAATACCTCAGATATCAGTAATAATGGGTCCCTGCGCCGGAGGAGCGGTTTATTCTCCTGCAATAACAGATTTTATATTTATGGTTGACAAGACAAGTCAGATGTTTATAACCGGCCCACAGGTAATAAAGACGGTAACGGGAGAAAATATCAGCGCTGAAGAATTAGGAGGAGCTAATACTCATAATTCCGTAAGTGGAGTTGCACATTTTATAAGCGCCGATGATAAAAGCTGCATGGAGGATTTAAAAAGACTTTTGAGTTTTCTGCCTTCAAATAACATGGAAACTCCTCCAGTTTATGAAACAGGGGATACTCCTAACAGAACAGATGAGAGCTTGAACACAATAGTTCCTGAAAATCCTAACAAGTCATATGATATGAAGAACATAATAACTACTTTGGCAGATAACGGAGAATTTTTAGAAGTTCAGCAATATTACGCAAAGAACATTATTACCGGATTTGTAAGAATAAACGGACAATCTGTAGGAATTATCGCAAACCAGCCAAGCGTTCTGGCCGGCTGTCTTGATATAAATGCATCAGATAAAGCCTGCAGATTTATAAGGACATGTGATTCGTTTAATATTCCTATATTGAATCTGGTAGATGTTCCGGGATTTTTGCCAGGAACGTCTCAGGAATTCGGAGGTATAATTAGGCACGGTGCAAAAATGCTTTTTGCATATTCTGAGGCAACAGTTCCTAAGGTTACTCTTATTGTAAGAAAAGCATACGGTGGTGCATACCTAGGAATGTGCAGCAAGGAGCTGGGAGCAGATGTTGTTCTTGCATGGCCTAATGCAGAAATTGCTGTCATGGGTCCGGACGGAGCTGCAAATATTATATTTAAGAAGGATATACAAGAGGCAGAGAACCCATCAGAGGTTCGAAGTGAAAAGATAAGCGAATATAGAGAGAAATTCTCTAATCCGTATATTGCGGCTGCAAGGGGATATATTGATGATGTAATAGAACCTGCAGTAACAAGGGTAAGACTGGCAAGCGCATTTGAGATGCTGTCAGGTAAGAGAGAAAGCAGACCTGCTAAGAAACATGGTAATCTGCCTGTATAA